A single Crateriforma conspicua DNA region contains:
- a CDS encoding glycosyltransferase: MNRPHVGFYVHYHGLGHKHRAEAIMRHLDCDCTIITSRRGDAAWSGRHLIDVIDLPCDIDDVPNHGYRHRQDVPALHYAPLWTDNITERVAAYTRWLHDAKPDLMVVDVSAEISMLTRLASIPQIVVRQHGRRDDDAHHNAYAAAISLLAPFPESWEDDITPAWVREKTIYLNGFRRKSDAESQTKPQNDRPTVVLMFGRGGHADVHASLRSAANECPDFQWLVIGLDDDGNHPASPANLRFLGWHESPQDIYRHADVVVTAAGHNSVMEIGSYRRPMIAIAQDRPFDEQIRKARVLDREGLAVGLSRWPESGSWPKLLDRARDMDTSQWDSVFQDDGAQQAARYLTSTAQWAAKQKRSQTETSPCPSA, encoded by the coding sequence ATGAATCGTCCTCACGTCGGATTCTATGTCCACTATCACGGGCTAGGCCACAAACATCGCGCCGAAGCGATCATGCGACATCTGGATTGCGATTGCACCATCATCACCAGTCGACGGGGCGATGCCGCGTGGTCGGGCAGGCATTTGATTGATGTGATCGACCTTCCCTGTGACATCGACGATGTTCCCAATCATGGCTATCGCCATCGTCAAGATGTTCCCGCCTTGCATTACGCGCCCCTGTGGACGGACAACATCACCGAACGCGTCGCGGCATATACGAGGTGGTTGCATGATGCCAAGCCGGACTTGATGGTCGTGGATGTGTCGGCGGAAATTTCGATGCTGACGCGTTTGGCGTCTATCCCACAAATCGTCGTCCGCCAGCATGGCCGCCGGGATGACGATGCGCATCACAATGCTTACGCCGCAGCGATTTCACTGTTGGCACCTTTTCCGGAATCTTGGGAGGACGACATCACACCGGCTTGGGTCCGCGAAAAGACGATCTATCTGAACGGCTTTCGCCGAAAGTCGGACGCGGAATCACAGACAAAACCACAAAACGATCGTCCCACCGTGGTGCTCATGTTTGGACGCGGAGGACACGCTGACGTGCACGCCTCACTGCGTTCCGCAGCGAACGAGTGCCCCGATTTTCAGTGGCTGGTGATCGGACTGGATGATGACGGAAACCACCCGGCCAGTCCAGCGAACCTAAGATTTCTTGGCTGGCATGAATCTCCCCAGGACATCTATCGCCATGCCGACGTCGTGGTCACCGCGGCGGGACACAACAGTGTGATGGAAATTGGATCGTATCGGCGACCGATGATCGCCATTGCCCAGGATCGCCCTTTCGACGAACAGATCCGCAAAGCCAGGGTACTCGATCGCGAGGGCTTGGCGGTCGGCTTGTCGCGCTGGCCCGAATCCGGCAGTTGGCCGAAACTTCTGGATCGGGCCCGCGATATGGATACCAGCCAATGGGATAGCGTTTTTCAAGACGACGGGGCCCAACAGGCCGCCCGCTATCTGACCTCGACGGCACAATGGGCCGCTAAACAAAAACGTTCACAAACGGAAACGTCGCCATGTCCTTCAGCGTGA
- a CDS encoding DUF1559 domain-containing protein, with product MYSYHPPAFGRRRPAFTLVELLVVIAIIGILVSLLLPAVQSAREAARRMSCSNNMKQIVLAMHNYESAYKRLPANYTTGTGISGNFSVFAQMASFYEQGNVLDLIDFGRPLHVGCCPGKLVTPHDQAAQTPISLLTCPSESVDRVYDVTTLSGSGPVQQYSGTNYAMNFGTGVGTKYDTRVPTDGILWIDANVGFESITDGLSNTAAFSESLLGVSQQSPEAPTNDYQRRRTMMNVRCDFIDRSRLPSSPGMKGYQLPEDPNELEDFTQGSSLFRGWSGQRGAGWINGREYWTGYSHYHPPQSGIPDMQSCGWGVFAARSNHPGGVHVALCDGSVRFASESIDLETWRSVGSRNDHRSIEAW from the coding sequence TTGTACTCCTATCACCCGCCCGCTTTCGGGCGTCGCCGACCGGCGTTTACGTTGGTCGAACTATTGGTCGTCATCGCGATCATTGGAATTCTGGTTTCCCTGTTATTGCCCGCCGTCCAATCGGCCCGCGAAGCGGCGCGACGGATGAGCTGCAGCAACAACATGAAGCAGATCGTGTTGGCGATGCACAATTACGAAAGTGCCTACAAACGCTTGCCAGCCAACTACACCACCGGCACCGGGATCTCCGGAAACTTTTCCGTCTTCGCTCAGATGGCATCGTTCTATGAACAAGGGAACGTTCTGGACCTGATCGATTTCGGGCGTCCGCTGCACGTCGGATGTTGCCCCGGAAAATTGGTCACGCCACACGACCAGGCGGCTCAAACCCCGATCAGCCTGCTGACTTGTCCTAGTGAAAGTGTGGATCGTGTTTACGACGTCACCACACTTTCCGGATCCGGGCCCGTCCAACAGTATTCCGGAACCAATTACGCCATGAACTTTGGAACCGGCGTCGGGACCAAGTACGACACCCGCGTGCCCACCGACGGGATCCTGTGGATCGATGCCAATGTGGGTTTTGAATCCATCACCGATGGGCTCAGTAACACTGCCGCGTTTTCGGAATCGTTGTTGGGTGTCAGCCAGCAAAGTCCGGAAGCGCCGACCAACGACTATCAACGGCGGCGAACGATGATGAATGTCCGCTGTGACTTCATCGACCGTTCACGATTGCCATCCAGTCCGGGAATGAAAGGTTACCAGTTGCCCGAAGACCCCAACGAATTGGAAGACTTCACACAGGGCAGTTCACTGTTTCGCGGTTGGTCGGGGCAACGCGGCGCAGGCTGGATCAATGGGCGCGAATACTGGACCGGTTATTCGCATTACCACCCGCCGCAAAGTGGTATTCCCGACATGCAGTCTTGCGGTTGGGGCGTGTTCGCCGCTCGCAGCAACCATCCCGGTGGCGTTCACGTCGCTCTGTGTGATGGCAGCGTGCGTTTCGCCAGCGAAAGTATCGATCTGGAAACATGGCGTTCGGTTGGATCCAGAAACGACCACCGCAGCATCGAAGCTTGGTGA
- a CDS encoding DUF4198 domain-containing protein, which translates to MLNSLTRIFFVTVASFGLFGSPESLAHDTWLQTNTPIVRTGQPLIVELCLGNHGNGHRDFLLASQVTLDWTTTRWHQPDGPNVDLNDAMQSTSSAEKQGVWRTTVSPKSSGIHAFTQTLDKVLNHGRPIRSQRTAKAYVAVGPMLDSITLDDRPHQKPFGWAFEVVLDSCPFREVVAGEPLTAKVLLHHQPLAGCRVSLIPEGGQLAEDFDPRFEADTDDQGNVTLVPPKPGRYLLVAHHTASDEKTDEYDFTSYATTVTLHVPAGRPWVAVE; encoded by the coding sequence ATGTTGAATTCACTTACCCGCATCTTCTTCGTCACCGTGGCTTCCTTCGGCTTGTTCGGATCACCGGAATCGTTGGCTCACGACACATGGCTGCAAACCAACACGCCGATCGTTCGAACCGGCCAGCCGCTGATCGTCGAACTGTGTTTGGGAAATCATGGAAATGGACATCGCGATTTTCTGTTGGCTAGCCAAGTCACCTTGGACTGGACCACCACGCGATGGCATCAGCCCGATGGGCCGAACGTCGACCTGAATGACGCCATGCAGTCGACGTCGTCGGCGGAAAAACAAGGCGTTTGGCGAACCACGGTGTCACCCAAATCATCGGGCATTCATGCTTTCACTCAAACGCTGGACAAAGTGTTGAACCACGGTCGCCCGATCCGCAGCCAACGTACCGCCAAGGCGTATGTGGCCGTGGGACCGATGCTGGATTCGATCACGCTGGACGACCGACCCCATCAGAAACCTTTCGGCTGGGCGTTCGAAGTGGTTTTGGATAGCTGTCCGTTTCGCGAAGTGGTTGCCGGGGAACCACTGACGGCAAAGGTGCTGTTGCATCATCAGCCGTTGGCCGGTTGTCGGGTCAGCCTGATTCCCGAAGGTGGCCAGCTTGCCGAAGACTTTGATCCCCGGTTCGAAGCGGACACCGATGATCAGGGAAACGTGACACTGGTGCCGCCAAAACCAGGTCGATACCTATTGGTTGCTCACCATACGGCGTCCGATGAAAAAACAGATGAGTATGATTTCACCAGTTATGCCACGACGGTCACATTGCACGTGCCGGCCGGGCGTCCTTGGGTGGCTGTTGAATAA
- a CDS encoding glycosyltransferase family 2 protein: MSFSVMTIVRGRRNHLWNQGRSITESHRKPDQWIIVGMDQDVDPPSIPGVEVVIDRVDGDGERLPLAEARNRAADRCSTETMVFLDVDCIASPTLFPTMVDTVQQAGGLWMGDVRYLPKGATTDHWTMNDLMPLSVRHPLQPKLITDRQPSQDYHLFWSLCFGISRYDFETIGGFDTGYEGYGGEDTDFAFTARRAGVPFGFVAAVAYHQHHPVCKPPLNHFSQIVSNAERFRRKWNVWPMESWLDAFAQRDLIRFDPGSDQIDVLRCPSKHEVAAAVIDSPAGF, translated from the coding sequence ATGTCCTTCAGCGTGATGACGATCGTTCGTGGTCGTCGAAACCATTTGTGGAATCAAGGCCGCAGCATCACCGAATCTCATCGCAAGCCGGACCAGTGGATCATCGTCGGCATGGACCAGGATGTGGATCCGCCCAGCATCCCCGGTGTCGAAGTCGTGATCGATCGCGTCGACGGCGACGGCGAACGTTTACCGCTGGCCGAAGCCCGCAACCGTGCGGCGGACCGTTGCAGCACGGAAACCATGGTGTTTTTGGATGTCGATTGCATCGCTTCGCCCACACTGTTTCCAACGATGGTGGACACCGTTCAACAGGCCGGTGGTCTATGGATGGGCGATGTTCGCTATCTACCCAAGGGCGCGACAACCGATCATTGGACGATGAACGATTTGATGCCGCTGTCGGTGCGTCATCCCTTGCAACCGAAACTGATAACGGACAGACAGCCGTCGCAGGACTATCACCTGTTTTGGTCTTTGTGCTTTGGGATCAGTCGCTATGACTTCGAAACGATCGGCGGATTTGATACGGGGTACGAAGGCTACGGTGGCGAAGACACCGATTTTGCCTTCACGGCAAGACGAGCCGGTGTGCCATTCGGGTTCGTTGCGGCCGTTGCGTATCACCAGCACCACCCGGTCTGCAAGCCACCGCTGAATCACTTCAGCCAGATCGTTTCCAACGCCGAACGATTCCGCCGCAAGTGGAATGTTTGGCCCATGGAGTCTTGGCTGGATGCGTTCGCCCAACGTGACCTGATTCGGTTCGATCCTGGTTCCGACCAAATCGATGTGCTGCGGTGTCCCAGCAAGCACGAAGTTGCCGCGGCCGTCATCGATTCGCCGGCCGGCTTTTGA